DNA from Magnolia sinica isolate HGM2019 chromosome 19, MsV1, whole genome shotgun sequence:
TTTTGAAAAAGAGTTTATTTGACTTAATCAacattttttaccttttttttttttttcctgaaaaaacTAGTTTGTCTTTAAACATCTTAAGTAATTCCTATCTTAccatcttttcttctctttacaatctctccAAGGTAGGCCTACATGATGAACCACTAATATTGAAGATGGGGGCCCAAAtcataaatggtccacatcaaaggtgagcacACATAATGCACAGGCACATCAAATGtaagccccacataatggatgattctcgtcaaagtgtggcccacatgatagatgattcACATTAAGCAGGCcgtacctgatggatggtccacatcaaaggtgagacccacatgatggatgatcgtcattgaaggtgggcccatatgttgGTTGATTGATATCAAAGGtaggcctacatgatgaacgacccatattgaaggtagggccccacacaatgatggtctacatcaaggtgggcccacataatagatgaAGTTGGCTTCACgagatggatgacccacatcaaagtgtggtccCTTGTAATAGACAGTGCACATCAAATAGGCCTAATCTAATGGGCAGTCCACATCCAAGGTTtggtatgatggatgacccatattcaaagtgggccacatgatggatgatccacatagaagatGCACCCCATACAATAAATGATAGATATCAAAAGttggcttcacatgatggacaatccacttcaaaggtaggccccacaatatggacacatcaaatgtggactccacgTGATGGAGGATGGATAGTTGACATTAAGGGGCCCCACGGAAAGGACAATTGACATTGATGGTAGGCCCCAGATGATGGAtaacctacatcaaagtgggcccttaatgatgaatggtccacatcctaGACTATCCTTGCATGATGGACACACTTTGAGGTTTAGCTCACACgttggacagtccacatcaaaggtgagctccatatgatggatgatctacatctAATGTATGACATAATAGAtggcccaaatgtcttaaaatatgaGATTGTAGCCTTCCATTCTTTTGTCATTCAGGGCATGCTTCACGTATAGTGAGATACACCAAAATAACCATATGGATTGTTCTTATAATAGAGTTGTtgtaatcttttaaaaaaataaaaatatgacgtcgactaccattaaaaacactCTTATTTCAAAGTTTTATCAAATAtccttatttcaaataagagcttcttcttttttttcttttttctttttttaaaaagtatttttaaatgaaaaagtCACTTTCcaaatgagcttatttaaaacaagagataaaacaaaaaaataaaaaataaaaaacccttgtTGAAATAGCTCTTATTAAAAAATCTCTtattgaattaaagtaaaatgCCAAACCGAGACCTTAGGTTCAATTCCACCTCCAACCCATTGCATGTGAATTTCACATGAAAtagtattactttttttttttttttttttttactattttgatTGTCGAAGTAGAAACGAGGCATGTGTATCAAAAGATAGGTTGTAGAAATCAGCGAAACCCAACTAATTAGATCTCccaaaacctaaaatcaaaaaaCAAAACATGGTTTTGCCTCTAATTCATCATACGAATGATCACCTTGTTTTCCAGTGCTCTGAAGTGTGGAGTTGAATGCTTTGTAGAGATCGAAAATCACGACAGTTGATTTATTGCCATTTTTGTTCAACTCTTCCACAGCATTCTTCAACAAGAGGTTGTGTATATTTGCAACCTGATTGAACAAGTCATTGCATTGTTGGTAGGATGAAGCCTTGGTGTTCTGCGGTAGGCATCCGATGGGCTGGAGACCTGTTACTGCGATCTTTTTTATGCCAAGATCGGTAATGCGTTTTATATCTAATGCAAGCTGACTAATTAAAGATGTGATGAAGACTTGTATCTCCTGTTACCACATTGGATGAAAGAGAAGAGATTAGAAATAAGATGTGAAATGTGTTCAGAGTGGAATGATAATCAACGTTTAAAAccttgaaagaaaaaaagaaacgaaaagaaaaaagggTCCCAACTCACCCATGCAGCCTCAACTATTTAAGATCTCACTAATACTTGATAGAAACATGAATGGTTGAAAATATTaacatttaaatattttattttatttttttttttaaagtaggagaaaaaaaaagtaaagaaagagcTCATCCGagtgagtcaactcaacttgaaTCCGACATTTGGGTTTTTTAACTATGTTGTTAATTGCAATTGACATTTCCACAAGTTCCCATGGAAACACATGGTTGACAAGTATAAGATCTTAACAGCTCATCCAGAGGCCCCACATGTAAGTACGTGATGTATACATGCAAACGAATAACTCTTTTATTtcggggattttttatttttattttttccctattTGGGAACTTGGAGATTATTAAGGTGAGAAATTATTCTAAGAAAATGACATTTTCCTCCGATTGGAAATTCCCTTTTTGGTGGAAAGCATTTTTCAGAATGTGTTTCCATGGAAAAAGTCTTGAAACCGCGTTTCCTACTCTTCCCTCACTTTTATTTCTCACCTAATTCTTTCTTGGAAAATAACTTGAAAGAAAGTGCCATTCTCTCCCATTTTCCAAGCTCCTATATGGTATTAAACACGAAAATTTCCTTTTCCAAATTTTTTGTTTCCATTTCTTATTTTTGGGCATCTTTATAATTATCGATACTAAATTAAACACAGGTGTTTTCCAACTTGGATTACGAAAAGGATGGCTGCCCACTtctatgatgtagagtgggtcgcagacactttcatggcaaagatggataaaaaaaggcccggtcgatgacaaaagcgatccggaccgtcaaaacttaaaatggacgtatctctcaaaccaaaatgagctatcggacgtaccatatatgattttggggtaggacgtgCTAGTTTAGCTACCCAACCCCTCTATGTCAGGTTACACATGCTGATTTTGCGAAATAACATCAGATTGACAGCCAGATCcgtattttaatttcatttttactatttatagtaagttttagtttgaatataactcttcatccattgggctttaattaggagttgcacccaacatggaaagtgcttagaatagttaggggaacatcatggttcagccaaataggacacgtactatttttggccgaaaaccatgcacaGTAGTAGGAAttacgactgtctataaatagtaagtttactatttatactaagtaacaatttttaggagttttagttatagtatgattctAAAACTTCTCCCTAGGGTTTATAGTCTTATTTAAAGAGTAGTAAGCTCATTTTTCATCATTAATAAAattatttagaatattttagaattatttctattttcttttcctcatggatttgaggttTCTttatgaggagttcagagaaattCCGTGGAATTGGAGCAGTTATCCCCccagaggaagatggtgctcaaccaCACATCCTTCCTCTATGTCATTATAAAAACCTTAAACTGAATAGATTAAACTTCATTAACAACTCACTTTAGTGAACCGAGACACTACTTACTGCTGTGGAGCCGTTTTTGGCTTGATACGTGGTGTAGTCATTACCGACTACAGATAGGAGCGCCAAGGAGCATTGGAGATCTCTCTTTGTATACACCCCTTGTTTGATCAGCTGCTGAAACATATCGATTTGGGTGGTCATGTTTGGGTAGGGATACAACGTATCGAAGACACCAGTTCCACCATAAGCGAAATTCATGCCGTATTGTTTTGGGCCGATATTCCTCCTTCTGTACGGTATAGGAGATTGTATTCCTATAAAGGCAGCTGCAGAAACCGCATTGAAGCTAGAATTTAGGAGATATCCAAGAAGTGGAAAAAATATTAAACATGAAAAATCGGAGCACTTCGCATGattgatcaatctgaactgtccattaggtcTAACACACATTCAAAGGACGCCTATCCAGCAAAAGTTATACTGATGATCATATTATCCGATCCATTTGAGTTGGCATTATTTTCTGTATCCATTGATTTGTCAAGAGATGGAGGAACGTTTTGTATATGGTCTGATTTGAGGTGATTTATTTGGCATCACAAGCCATGCACGTTGAGCCCCAACAAAGAGATGGTTCCAATTACTGGATGTTCTTTTCTTAGGTGATATAGGAAATCATTTTATAGGTCGTTGATGGCATGCTTTGAATTGTCTGACTTATGTTATTTTTAGATTGATAGCCCATGAAATTAATGTACGGTGTAACACATTGAGAGTTCAAATTTATCAATTAGATGACTCATGCAACCAGGAGAACTATAACTAACTGTGTCTGAGAGTACTCGGTCATTTCTCACTGACAGAATCCATTTACATATGCTTGTAGTTCACTACGATTATGATTTGGGTCCAATTTACACATGTAAGCCGCTTTCCTATGTTTGTTTGCACTGAAAACAGGTGTAAAATGTGTGAATATCACCTAACCTGTGAAAATTACTCACGTGATGGACCAACTATCCGTCCACATGAACAAACATGTGACATCACATGGATCCAAATCATTGTAGAAGGGCTCCACCGCATCAAAACACGAGTTAAATCACATAGATCAGATGAATGTTACCATTGTATTAATGATTGGAAATTAGAGTGGTCTAAGTATTGATATGGACTGGCCATTAATTATCTTGGGCCCGCCTTTAATTACCATCTTTCTTAAATAACTTTGATCCAATGATTCTAATCATCTGATTAGTGGTTTGGAAAATAGAAAGTCCACGTTGAGTAACTAGATGGTCTAGGCATTGATCTAGACTATCTATCATGTGCAGCCCACCTTTGACTACCCAAACCACTTATATTAATTTGATGAGATGGTCCTAAGCATTAGACAAGTGATTTGGGAAGTGGATTGTCTATGTTGAGTATAATAAAAAGGTTTAAGTATCAATTTTGATTGGACAACACATATGGTCCACCTCCAATTGCCATCCATTTTAAATCACTTTGATCCGatgatcctaagcatccaattTAGTGGCTTGGGAAAAAGACTTTTCACATTGAGTATGCAAGAGAAGTATAAGCATTGATCCAGACTATCCATCATGTCATgatgcccacctttgattgatcaTCCCTCTCAAATcatattgattggatgatcttacaTTTAGGAAATGGATatggtccacattgaatgtaCTAAAGATGTCTAAGAATTCATctggtccatccatcatgtggggtgcaCCTTTAATTGACCATTtctctcaaatcactttgataGGATGAGCCCAACCATTGGAGCAATAGTTCAGAAAATGGACGGTGCATATTGAGTATACCAGAGAGGTCTAATTGCTGACGTGGACTATCCAACCTTTCATTAGCTGTCTCTAAAAGAGAATGAACCTAACCATCAGATTAGTGGTTTAAGGAATGAACgagatatagatatatatacatatatatatatatatatatatatatatatatatatatatatatatatatatatatatatatatatatatatatatatagagtcccgGTCTCCTGCGCACAAGGCCGCACGGAGCTTTCATGCGAGAATTCATGTGAGCTGTCGGATTACAACCACTATCATCGGATGATATCAAGATCTAAGAAGTGGTTGTTTGGTAAAAAGATGGTCCATGTTGAGGTGTTAATGCCAAAGAGAGTACTTTGCATATGTAAACACTTACACGGGAGGTGTGAAAATTTTTGGGTCATTTacatcaatgttgtcaaaatcctacgatttaggATTTGAGTCAAATCTAAAGAAAAATAATATGAATCCCACTTTTGAATTCCaattttatatgaatcctacgagTTTATGATTTAAATCttatgatttaataaaaattaattaatttttataaatttcaGTTTACGATTTAAATTATACTGGTTTTCTTCTATTATCAGCTTCACTTGGTGTAATGATTTTAAATTGGTTAGGCTTTAGTAATCATTTaggaaaaaactttttttttaaaaaaagaaagaaacgatttttaaaaaaatgtattttattttattttattatttataagtaattaaattatatatgtttttatgaatggttctgatcatgttgacttatataTCAtagaatgatggttagaaatcaaaatatatttttttattggtcTACATAATCAAATGCCAATTTTTCAATGCCA
Protein-coding regions in this window:
- the LOC131235380 gene encoding GDSL esterase/lipase At5g03610-like, with product MTDKEKLFFFYIIALLLLAGIGVKGSHHHGHHHRPRILQVQKLFVFGDSYVDAGNRNKSEAESWKKPYGITFPGTPTGRFSDGRVLSDFVAAFIGIQSPIPYRRRNIGPKQYGMNFAYGGTGVFDTLYPYPNMTTQIDMFQQLIKQGVYTKRDLQCSLALLSVVGNDYTTYQAKNGSTAEIQVFITSLISQLALDIKRITDLGIKKIAVTGLQPIGCLPQNTKASSYQQCNDLFNQVANIHNLLLKNAVEELNKNGNKSTVVIFDLYKAFNSTLQSTGKQGRWKFENPMKPCCAGVSSAFSCASVDENGTKMYTVCESPESAFFWDDVHPTQMGWDAISSYLKNTLYNFSS